Proteins from a genomic interval of Ndongobacter massiliensis:
- a CDS encoding pilin N-terminal domain-containing protein: MKKMNKFAALLLAFIMMLALGAPSTAFAGGTAHETKVKIHKIYMPQETYKNFTEKTHDGSEIPNLTDYFGAGAKAIDGVAFRVYQMFDQAETGAVKGDADSLKPYGPFDASKYYKLVQVASKDFVLTANGGVAEVTLPDGTYYVIEDKANSTYNDTNLTGMKAVPFVLELPAGLPDGSGNYDVNKPLHVYPKNTDDKVKFDKNFARTHGLEAIKDPEKLKDVGAVVENYQKQKATLSARIGQKVPYESVAEMPLGTIFRQMHLSDIFEKGMKYDKGSMVVTWNDKAGTPKANALASGTDYTITESEVGFDISFTEAGLKKLNEAAKAANIQVWFNYNGEVTEDALIDKPIDNNITLDFNHDKPVPKPVKPSNGEIKVEKTWAEGQAPSSVKVKYVLKEGADKKEGADKVVGAVTLPAGKTDPIDLGNKITFVPSSANSLSGSFKGLDDAKEYTVVEFVDGYSPEYTPAAGQVTVKNTKTPTSITPTPPSVETHGKRFVKTNDKADNEMKRLNNAQFVIKKQGLDASNQAVTQYLTLKKDATTKANKDAYDAAEKAYQDAIDRLNVLLGKATLTPEEEAEKTKLNGEESVSGSIKALKKVRDAAYANVHEVWDWTTDKASAYKFTSDRDGQFEVKGLRMLPVNEKYTVEEVKAPNGYVLPSNAAEIAKFTVGEGSYNEQPDGIEYKLDMTGVTNPTALRIENTLVTIPKTGGMGTTLFIVAGIGLMAAAVVFFIKNRKEEMAA; this comes from the coding sequence ATGAAGAAGATGAACAAGTTTGCAGCGCTCTTGCTGGCATTCATTATGATGCTGGCACTGGGCGCTCCCTCGACGGCATTCGCCGGGGGGACGGCGCATGAGACGAAGGTTAAGATTCACAAAATCTACATGCCGCAGGAAACGTACAAGAATTTTACGGAAAAAACGCACGACGGGTCGGAGATTCCCAACCTGACCGACTACTTCGGCGCCGGTGCAAAGGCGATCGACGGTGTCGCGTTCCGCGTGTATCAAATGTTTGACCAAGCGGAAACGGGCGCTGTGAAGGGCGACGCTGATTCGCTGAAACCGTACGGTCCGTTCGATGCCAGCAAATACTATAAATTGGTGCAGGTAGCCAGCAAAGATTTTGTGCTGACGGCAAACGGCGGTGTGGCGGAAGTGACGCTGCCGGATGGCACATACTATGTCATTGAAGATAAAGCGAACTCGACGTACAACGACACGAACCTCACAGGCATGAAAGCGGTTCCGTTTGTGCTGGAGTTGCCGGCCGGCTTGCCGGACGGCTCGGGCAACTATGATGTGAATAAGCCGCTGCATGTATATCCGAAAAACACGGATGACAAAGTCAAATTCGATAAGAACTTTGCGCGTACACATGGTCTGGAAGCCATTAAAGATCCAGAAAAGCTGAAGGATGTCGGTGCCGTGGTGGAGAACTACCAGAAGCAGAAGGCAACCCTGTCCGCACGCATCGGACAAAAAGTTCCTTATGAGTCGGTGGCGGAGATGCCGCTCGGAACGATTTTCCGTCAGATGCACCTGAGCGATATTTTTGAAAAGGGCATGAAGTACGACAAAGGCAGCATGGTCGTAACATGGAATGACAAGGCTGGAACGCCAAAAGCGAATGCATTGGCCTCTGGCACAGACTACACCATTACGGAATCCGAAGTCGGTTTTGACATCAGCTTTACTGAAGCGGGTCTGAAAAAGCTCAACGAAGCTGCAAAAGCTGCGAATATTCAGGTGTGGTTCAACTACAACGGCGAAGTGACGGAAGACGCACTTATCGACAAGCCGATCGACAACAATATTACGTTGGACTTCAACCATGACAAGCCGGTACCCAAGCCGGTGAAACCGTCCAACGGGGAAATCAAAGTTGAGAAAACCTGGGCGGAAGGACAGGCTCCGTCGAGTGTGAAGGTCAAATACGTATTGAAAGAGGGCGCAGACAAGAAAGAGGGCGCAGACAAGGTCGTGGGCGCCGTGACGCTTCCGGCAGGAAAGACGGATCCGATCGATCTGGGCAACAAGATTACCTTTGTCCCGAGCAGCGCAAACAGCCTGAGCGGTTCTTTCAAGGGATTGGACGATGCCAAAGAATACACGGTGGTCGAGTTTGTCGACGGGTACAGCCCGGAATACACACCGGCAGCCGGACAGGTGACGGTCAAGAATACCAAGACGCCGACCTCGATTACCCCGACGCCGCCGTCTGTGGAAACTCACGGAAAGCGCTTTGTCAAGACGAATGACAAAGCCGACAATGAGATGAAGCGTCTGAACAATGCCCAGTTTGTCATTAAAAAGCAGGGATTGGATGCCAGCAATCAAGCGGTGACGCAGTATCTGACACTCAAAAAAGATGCAACAACCAAAGCGAACAAAGATGCATACGATGCGGCAGAAAAAGCGTACCAGGATGCAATTGATCGTCTGAACGTTCTTCTCGGCAAAGCAACGCTGACGCCAGAAGAAGAGGCGGAGAAAACGAAACTGAACGGTGAAGAGTCCGTTTCAGGCTCAATCAAGGCTCTGAAAAAAGTGCGCGATGCGGCGTATGCGAATGTCCATGAGGTCTGGGATTGGACGACGGATAAGGCTAGCGCGTACAAGTTTACTTCAGACAGAGACGGACAGTTTGAGGTCAAGGGTCTGCGGATGTTGCCGGTAAATGAAAAGTACACCGTGGAAGAAGTGAAGGCACCGAATGGCTATGTGCTCCCGTCCAATGCCGCAGAGATTGCGAAATTTACGGTGGGGGAAGGTTCCTATAATGAGCAGCCGGACGGCATAGAGTACAAGCTGGATATGACAGGTGTAACAAATCCAACGGCGTTACGGATTGAAAATACCTTGGTGACGATTCCCAAGACCGGTGGCATGGGCACGACGCTCTTTATCGTAGCGGGAATTGGATTGATGGCGGCGGCTGTTGTATTCTTTATCAAGAACCGCAAGGAAGAAATGGCCGCGTAG
- a CDS encoding collagen binding domain-containing protein, whose product MHDFKKMKKIRAIFTWAVIVALLLPLCQAYAAGQNTLTLYRYTQGAALHAINEKPEGGTPVAGSVFTLWKVSADSRELSAEEYSEKIDALQEKTSAELTALYGTPITSEATDANGQTKVSALEDGLYYVREVDAGKGTIVPLLVPLPLWTEQGAEADVTVYPKILQPAEEPGELLLRKVDPAGKPLSDAEFRLYRETTAGLEEVPLTKGTEGYQYDGNGRGLLLVSGEDGQIRVTDLPKGSYTVREIKAPAGYIADGQSVSVHVESGQIATCTITNTPRKTGGFRFQKISADGKKTPLQGAVFAVYRKTQ is encoded by the coding sequence GTGCACGATTTCAAAAAGATGAAAAAAATCCGGGCAATCTTCACATGGGCTGTGATTGTAGCCCTGCTCTTACCTCTTTGTCAGGCTTATGCAGCAGGGCAAAACACCCTGACCCTCTATCGCTATACACAGGGGGCGGCATTGCACGCAATCAATGAAAAACCGGAAGGCGGGACGCCTGTCGCGGGTTCCGTGTTTACCCTTTGGAAAGTATCGGCGGATTCCCGCGAGCTTTCTGCAGAGGAATATTCGGAAAAAATTGACGCCTTGCAAGAAAAGACCTCTGCGGAGCTCACGGCGCTCTACGGAACGCCCATTACTTCGGAGGCGACGGATGCCAACGGACAAACCAAAGTTTCCGCTCTAGAAGACGGGCTTTATTATGTGCGGGAAGTGGACGCGGGCAAAGGAACGATCGTTCCCCTTTTGGTGCCGCTGCCGCTTTGGACGGAGCAGGGAGCGGAGGCAGATGTGACGGTCTATCCAAAAATTCTGCAGCCGGCGGAAGAACCCGGTGAACTGCTGCTGCGAAAGGTCGATCCGGCGGGAAAACCGCTCTCCGATGCGGAGTTTCGCCTGTATCGTGAAACGACGGCGGGTTTGGAAGAAGTCCCTCTGACAAAGGGCACAGAGGGGTATCAATATGATGGCAACGGCAGGGGACTTTTGTTGGTGTCCGGGGAAGACGGTCAGATTCGCGTGACGGATTTGCCAAAAGGCTCGTATACCGTTCGGGAAATCAAAGCACCGGCGGGCTACATCGCCGACGGGCAATCGGTGTCGGTGCATGTGGAAAGCGGCCAGATTGCGACGTGTACGATTACGAATACGCCGCGCAAGACGGGCGGTTTTCGCTTCCAGAAAATTTCTGCGGACGGCAAAAAAACGCCGCTGCAGGGTGCAGTTTTTGCTGTGTACCGAAAAACACAATAG
- a CDS encoding SpaA isopeptide-forming pilin-related protein, whose translation MKKDEKTVELTSGADGFFEITGLPFGVYALYEIRRPEGYEFSDRPIYFTVDEKSYDEGKFIPIENRETPPNTPPDNPPSRPPQAPPQTGDAGITPYVIGGGIALVGILVLAFFGRRKRDQK comes from the coding sequence TTGAAGAAAGACGAAAAAACGGTGGAATTGACCTCCGGGGCGGACGGATTTTTTGAAATTACGGGACTGCCTTTCGGGGTCTACGCACTCTATGAGATCCGGCGACCGGAGGGCTATGAATTTTCGGATCGTCCGATTTATTTCACCGTGGATGAAAAATCCTATGATGAGGGAAAATTTATTCCCATCGAGAACCGAGAAACGCCGCCGAATACGCCACCGGACAACCCGCCTTCACGTCCGCCGCAGGCACCACCGCAAACGGGAGATGCCGGAATTACACCTTATGTGATTGGCGGCGGGATTGCTCTTGTGGGAATTCTGGTGTTGGCGTTTTTCGGACGCAGGAAACGAGATCAAAAATAA